The Staphylococcus durrellii genome includes the window AATTTCAGACATAAGTTTACGCATTCTATATTTCTTTTTACGTTCTAATTTCCCCCATTCACTTTCATCAAATAATAAAGCCATAATTGTATGACGATCTGAAGTTTTTTCAATAGTTGAGTAATCTGGTTTCAAGATATGTAAATCGTTAAAACAATCATTCCAGTAATCCACCATATCTCTTTTCAATTCAATTTCTATACGCCATAAATGTTCAGAGATAATTTCAACATTTGCGTTATCTTTACGCTCTTGCTTTTTATTATAAATTCTAATAAATCTATCACTATCTCTCACACCAAAATATTTCGTTTCTGGTTTACCACTACGACCATAAAATATTGTTTTTTTAAGTGACTTATCTGACATAGCATAGTAGTCGCTTAAATCGTCTTCAAAATCAAAAGCTAAATCCAATCTTGTAAAACCATCATCTTCCATGTAATCGATAACGTTTTGTTTTAACCATAACATCTCATCATGTGAAAGTTTATTAGGATTAAATTCAACACGCATATTACGTCTATCCCAACTATCTGCTTTTATTTTGTCATATTCAATATAAACTTTTTCTTGAAGTGCCTTAGCTTTAAATTTTGTTTGAAGTATATCCCAA containing:
- a CDS encoding replication initiation factor domain-containing protein gives rise to the protein MSKNNHANHSNHLENHDLDNFSKTGYSNSRLSVHIWDTPNPNLSFDAMTIVGNLNKNNAQKLSEFMSLEPQIRLWDILQTKFKAKALQEKVYIEYDKIKADSWDRRNMRVEFNPNKLSHDEMLWLKQNVIDYMEDDGFTRLDLAFDFEDDLSDYYAMSDKSLKKTIFYGRSGKPETKYFGVRDSDRFIRIYNKKQERKDNANVEIISEHLWRIEIELKRDMVDYWNDCFNDLHILKPDYSTIEKTSDRHTIMALLFDESEWGKLERKKKYRMRKLMSEISPIDLTELMKSTLKENEKQLQKQIDFWQHKFKFWD